The window aggaattgcACAACAATGGTTATGCTTAAAATATCCATGTGGAGGGAACATCAAGAATctgttttatatattttacgaaaatttgttttcaactTTATATCTATAAGAACCTCTAAGATTGTGTGTGTACTTAAAAGTATATCAACATTTTGTCCTTTTGGATCCTTAAAGtgaacaacataatttttcaacCATTCAGATGGATAAGAAAGGaatttctttttaagaaaatcttTTTCAAGAATAAACGATAGCTTCTAGTGATGAAAGCTTCTGAGCCAGATGTGATAAGTAACGACGGTGATCCCGATCACATGCAAAAGTCTAATGCAAACCAAGATTTCTAATTTCCTTCATGTTTACTCATACGATCACTTTAACTCAACAACataataatgtaatttcacaataaaattaaatgtccCTAGAACCAACAAATACCAATATCAGACTGAACTTTATTGACTTATTTTGGTAACTTTTTACCGGATTTTTGTGTTCTTTAACAGCATTCTTAGTTCAAGTTAATCTGTTCCAATTATTCTTCTCAGGTACGTGCACATAGTGAATCCATGCTTAGtcagttttagttttttttgctactctTAAGTATTTCTCTAGATTTGCAAGTAGAAGTTAGTGGCATTTAGTATTAGCCTCCATTTATAGAATCATGTCATTTTGTTGCCCGAAGTCTTTCCGCCGCTTTCTCAGTCGTTTTGTGATATACAATAAGTACAGTTATGTCCCCCATCCTTCCgcgataaattcaatttacggTTTTAAAACATATCTAGTTTCGACTTTTTGGCATAAAAGCTTTCATTGTGTTCaaagaaaattccaaattttcctcACACCCTAAAAGACCGCGGCACACTTAGAAACCAGTTGAAATGAGGGAGATAAAACAATCCCTGGCACACCCCATGTGAACTCACTGGTGGCCTAAAACACAAAACAACACAAAGGGATGACGCGACCCCTCTCAGTTATATCGTACCGGCTTATGTCACTTCGCTAATAACAATGCAAACAGAGAGATAGGTATCTCGATTTATCTTGCTTTATCCCTtggaatatttgaataaagcATAATAACACTGTAGCATGGATCTCCAcccataaacaaaaatatcatcCACATGTAATAGCTTTTATATTCTTCACTAGGATGTTCTTCAAAAGGAATTTCTGATATAAAACTGTTTAATAAGGGTTGATAGCACTTTAGAAAATGAGACCCCGCAGGAACAACCTGATGGCAAACTTTAATCAGTATAATTACCATAGATCACACAGCTTTAAGGGGAGTCAAATGCTttaatttgtcaaattaaacttgGAGACACATTATACCATTACAAAGGAGCTCTCAGTCGTTTGAGTAACATAATTAAGCTGTTAAGTAGATGAATTTGGTACCTTTGAGGTTCTTTTTTCAAAGGGAAATTGTTACCACTGGTGCAACACTGGAAATTCCCCTTATTCAAACTCCCCTGGCATGCATATATGGATGATTTCGAAAGTGAATTACAGAGAAGAGATGTACAAAGCGATACGTGCCTACATTATGTCGTTCGGCCTGCTCAATCCCCTATAGgtcataaaatatggaaaGTAGCCCTTTTAAACTGCCATAagcattgaattttttttattatgatgGACAGTCACTATTAATAATCAATAATACAAAATGGGTCAGAAATTGAGCAGAACTTCTGCAAATTGAATgatgtttttttgtaaagagacattttttggTTTCAGGGTACTCGACTTCCAAAATTACCAGTTCCTCGTTTGGCAGACACCatgaacaaatatttaagaacACTGAAACCACTACTTGATGAGGAGGAACATGGAAAGATTACCATGCTTGCTGAGGAGTTTTCTGTAGAGGGTGGTTTAGGGCGGAAGTTACAGCTCTATTTACTGGATAGAAGAGAAAAAACGGACAACTGGGTACGTAGTATTATGAGTCAACACCCTTAAACTAACCAAATTACAGTAGAAGCTTCTTGAATCATCTCTAGGTGCTGCAATCAACAAACTTCACAAAGCAACAGATGATTGAAGTAAGGAAATGTTCCACGGGTCCCTCAAACTGCTATATAGTATGATTTTCATGGTTAAATTGCTTTGCTCCGCATAATATAAAGCAATCTTGATCCCAACATGCATTAGTACatagtaaaaagtaaaaacctGATATAAATGCAGTTATAAACAATGTAACAACCACAATCTCCtagcaaaaaacaaaataactatttttgagGTTATAATGACATGAACAAAAGAGATATCTGGATGAAGGTCCCCGAAGTCATCATCCTGTCTCTCTCCGAGTCTCTCAATCTGGAAATCTGAGAGAAAGATAGatacataatttaaattgttcagCTTTGACGGTGCGAGCCAAGCAACCAATCATAGGACTCCTGTTACACATATGCCATCCTTATCTGGTCTTCGTACTTTGTCTTGCTTAGGATGACACATTGACCCCATTTTCTTCACCGCTATCTCTGTATTAAATACACCATCCCCTTTAGTTTGCGCTACACACTTCGCAATGGAATGTCTGGAATGTTGACGTGACATAATCTTTGGAGGCGCCATGTTTTCTGCCCTTTAACTGGTCGTTTTTGTTCACCTTTAAATGACCTTTGCCGCAGAATATGAAAAGAAGATGATTTTTAGCGGAATTTAAAAGTAgttttgaatgaattttttaagagGATTCCacgattttctttttgatgAAGTTACTGGGCATTTATATTtggtatttcataaaatacatGCAATTTCTTGTAATAAACTGCTcgtttatttgatttaaaattgttgGCATGTATGGCGcatgttgataataaaatgtgcTTCTCTCCAAAATGGTACGAGACAGCGATTAAACCAAGATACACCctttttccaggaaaataataaaaaaatcaagctATGAAAAAAGTACTGATTTCGCcaactcattaaaaaaattaatgagtaaatgaaaaattttgacttttcccATGCAAGGAAAACATATGGAACATCTTTTTATATATGAAAACAAACACGACTAtgagttatttaattaatccGCTCAACCTTCATTGTCACCCTGATAATTTGTTCAAAGCTTACAGcagaaatatttcttttaacttcTTACTTTGAGAGCGAACAACTTGGTAATGAAGAActccggattttttttttatattaactaCCAGCATTAATTTCACCTTCCCTACAACCCCTAGAATTTATGGCATGACCTTTtcgaacgccctgtatacgaTATCTCTTAAAAACCCCTTAATGAACCTGTTCACGTTCCTTCGAAATTCTAAGATTCTGACCTATCATAGACATACATATCTCCACTAGGTACTGGgctaaatacaaatatttttgttacaatTTCCTGAACGCAAATAAGCTTAACAAGTGTTTATTCGAGCAAACAGCCCCGCCGTAGTATTTGCACATCGATGAATGAAAAAGGGCTGTTACGAGACAACGTCACACTGTTAACTAGGGATCCTGAAGTTTGCCGATCCAGGCGTATGGAATGAGTGCGTTTACATTACGATCCACTGATCAAACAATTTCTTCCAGTAACGAGATCACTTCAGGTTGAGAAAGCCCATGTGCACACCGCCATCGTGGAATATTCGATAATTGGATGTCGATGTAATAGGGTTAAATATTTGATGACGAGGGGTATAATCTTTAATTTGGACAAgtctaaaataaacttttattttccagGCTTACGAATACTGGCTAAATGACATGTATCTCAACTACAAGGAGTCCATCATGATCAACTCCAATCCAGGAATGGTGTTTCCCCCAAAGAAATTTACTACCATTCTTGATGTTGCCAGATTTACTGCCAGGCTCATAGATGCTGCTCTGAACCACAAAGATATTTTGAATAGAAAAGATCTTCCTATAGAAAAAGCTACTTCTCGAGAACCCGGACAACCCTTATGCATGGCCCAATATTATAGGATTTTAGGATGCTGCAGAATTCCTGGAAAAGTTAGGGATTCCCAATATATTGCGGAGTATAAGAGCGATTGTGGTAATTTGCTTTGTACCATTTCGAGAATgatctaaaaaaattctgttgcAGATCATCCGAGTGAACATATCGTGGTATTGTGTAGAAACCAGCAATATTGCATTCCAGTGCAGGCTGGTGATAGAGGTCGGCTTAACGAAGACGAAATTTGTGCTCAACTTTTGTATATATTGGATGATGCCCCTTGTCAAGCTAATGTTGTTCCTTTAGGGATTTTAACTGGTACttcatttctttattaatttaatatgaatcatATAATAGGCAATTATCAATGCTCGAAAATGTATTATCTTTAATTGTCGTTATATTCATATCAAACGTATTCTAATTCTATGTgaaaaaagatttaacaaCATGTAATAAAACTTATATGTCCGAAAAGCTGCTATAAAGCTTTTCTGCTTAAAtctttatacaaaattataaaattaaatcaattataaAAGGTGCAGGAGATTTGCTAAAGTAACTTAGAATATTGACATTCGAAAGAAACCAACTTTCAGGGTGGAAACGTGCACTTTGGGCTGAAGCTAGAGAAGATCTCATGAGagaggaaaaaaatcgaagaaattTAGAACTGATTGCCAAGTCTCTTCTTGTGGTTTGTCTGGACGAAGCTTTACCAACTACCTTCAATTGCAGATTGCAAAAAGGTGGACAAGGTAagcttgaaaataattaatatatcatCAAGTTTTAGGTGAGAAGTTGTTCACGTGATCTTGATCATTACgctaattgttatttatacaGATCAAATGCCAAAACAAATTGTGCCAccttaaataatacatttttttctaatgttgGAATAAAGAGaccattttcttcaatattgtTCACACACGCcagttattttgtttattattatatatattatgttCTAAATGTTATTTCACGACAAACTTAGCACACGACAAGTAAAGATCAGAATGTTCATATCGAATACAAAGtatctgaaaatattaattaattggtaaatgttattataatgtaattatattaaaatttagggCGAAGACATTAAGCACAGCTTTAAGCTGATTGAGAAGTTTCTTCACTAAATTTCTTTAAGGATATTCAACTGGCAATCGAGACGAAAGTAATCTAGCCCACCAAATGATCCATGGAGGAGGGTCGCAGTGCAATTCTGCCAATAGATGGTTTGACAAGACTGTACAACTTGTAATATCTGGAGATGGGGCTTGTGGCTTGTGCTACGAACACTCAATGGCTGAAGGTAAAAATTGCCGTTAACCTTCACCTAGAAGCaattttatgcttttttttcCAGGCGTTGCGGTAATACAACTAATGGAAAATCTATGGAATCACGCAGAATCCCTTCCTCCATCATCAGACGTACCCTCAACAAGTGGAAGCCATCTCCCTCCTCCAGAAAGACTTGAATGGACAGTTGAAGCAATGGACTTGAAGAGAATTCAAGACGCCTCTGAAGTCGTAGATAATTTAGTAAAGGATTTGGATTTCCAAGTATGAGcgcgtaattaaaatttgaaatcggTCAATTAACCCTAGTTCAATATAATAGGTATTCAGGTATACAGGCTATGGTAAAGAGTTCATAAAGTCTTGTAAAGTTAGTCCAGATGTCTACATCCAATTAGCCCTTCAACTAGCTTATTATAAGCTTTACGGAAAACTGACTGCCACATATGAAAGCGCCAGCACTAGAAGGTTCTTGTTGGGAAGGGTTGACTGTATAAGGTCAGCTTCTCTTGAAGCTCTTGAATGGGTTATGGCAATGTCCCAACCAAAGGAGGAAACTGATTATGATATTGGaaataaaaaggttttatATAATCTGAATAGCATAACCACAGGATCTACAGGGTGGATAATGACTGTAGGTAACATTCCATCTAGTAAGCGACGATAAGAAACTGGAGCTCTGGAAAAGAGCAGTGGAAATGCAAACCAAAGAAATGGTGGACAACATTCTAGGACAAGGAATTGACATTCATTTACTAGGACTACGGGAAGCTGCAAAAGAAACGTCTCCAACTGCAGCTTCTCCACTTCCTCAGTTATTTTCTGATCCTTCTTATAGGTTAATTCGACGGACACTGGTAAAACCTCAATAATTCTCAAATGAATTTCAGGTTAGCCAACAAATTCCTCCTCTCAACCAGCCAAGTATCTACGAGCACAGATTCGTTTATGGGCTACGGCCCAGTGGAACCAAATGGTTATGGGGCTTCCTATAACCCAAAAAAGGACCATGTGATATTTTGTCTGTCCGCATTTTGGTCTTCGGAGGTGACCAGCACCAGTAGATTTGCACAATCTTTAGAAGAAAGCCTAAATGTGATGCAAGCTTTATTAAATCGACCTATAACTGGAAACTGAAATGACCAGAATTAATAGGTCAAATTAGCAACGTATACATATCAAACGTATTGAAAACATATCATGAATATTAGAAAACTTGTTACCAAATTATTAGTTATAAGGAGCGAAATTTTATGGGGTCTTTTGGTGTCGGATTTATAGAGAAGGCACTTCGTGAAGGGAGAACTTTCAAGTGGGAAAGATTTGTACCATTTATATCCTGCTTATAAAGATAAAGTTCCTTTAATATGAACATTTTAGCAGATGTAGAGTGGGCAAGTAAAGCAGTTTCAGGTTACAGCCGACTCTTCAGATCAGGGTGAGAAATGAGCTAAAGCTACAAGAACGAATCTACGAATGTCGTCCGGTAAATAAACGAGCAACTGACTAAATCCGGCACTGATTTTGAATTAAGATTTAcagtattaatttttgcatttaaataataagcACTACGTCGATGTTGAGTTTTTGTCTTGAATGGTTGCTGTCGATAACACAATTGAAAAGTTGTCTAAATTTTATCATTCTATAAATATTACAATCTACATACCTATACACAAGTTTTGTTGTTAAgtatgtatataaataatttaaaaaaaaaggtttattacatttttaagagTTTATCACAATGCATACAAATGTTAACTATTATTTAAGCAAACCAGAAAGGACCCTTGTCCTCCCATAAAAAAGTGAGACTATATCAAGAATGAACAATAAATGTGCGGCTCCGCATATCTGGAGGTGTATTAATACATATTACACTATACATGTTCTAAGGATATGCTCCAATAAATATACAGGTATTCAGTTCCTACATTCAATAGTTCGGTAAATCGAGTAAACGTGCTATAACATTATCGAAAATGAGTCACAGAGTCATAGTCATGGAAAAACCACTTAGAGCACAAGGCCGTATGATCCATGAAATGTATTGATAAACTACGGTGCTCGTTCTGTGCACCCTTGGCTCGGATCggacaaaaattcaaattcaacaTTCAATATGAAGatcatacaattttttagtaattttcttGCTAATAGCGTTGTTCCACTGGCATCACCTATTTAATACATAACACTACGAGTGTGCCCAACATACGAGTATTCTTTTGCTACTGTCGTGGGATATACTAAGTATATCCTTGAATGGGTATTCTTTTGCCTGTATCTTATGAACATGAATTGCATATGAATATACTTTCGATGTTACGTGAAAggcatatttccaaaattaaaaaaaaattcagcaatacttgatatgttttttattttcataaatgatATAGTTTCATTATTAAATAGGAGCTTTAAAACTgatattgaaaaagaaaaaacacgtTTGTTCTATCCGCACATATTCAGGAGCAAGAGGTCCTTAAAGTAgtaaaagtgtaaaattttacaatgaaatatttctaaatcTATTGGAGATTGGTATAGAGTATTCTAGTAAAGGCATTGCTTAGAATCTCCTTTAGAACACAGTGATAAAAAATAGTGAGAATGTCTCATGAACAGAACTTAACCCTACTATAAGTTTCACTATATTCAAAGTATTTCTTcatgcattttaaattatttaattaatttcaagtaTAATTAAAGCACAAGTAGGACTCCAAGGGATTGTTAAGGGGACATcctttattgatatttattcaaattatacacgcttaataataattgaacttATTTATAATCTGTGATGTTTATACCTATATCTAGTCGTTTTCAACATCCATCTTATATGTTATTTACTGttgataatttcattattgactatcgaatatattttatttattgtgagAGCTCTTTCTCTCGTTGTGTTTTATAGGTCTTTTCTATTTCATAACTAGATATATGTCAATTCTGTCTCGTTAAATTACGAATCTACATTAAATACAATACATATCATATTAGAGCTGTATaaacaataagaaaatttgagaatttagacattttgtgtacctatattggaaaaaattatacactGCATACTTATAAGATTAAAGGCCATAAATATGTATAACATAAGCAACTACTAGGAAGCTATTTAGATACAAACATCtacgaaatttctaaaaaatgttaatcaattatattaaattacataaatatatacGCAAATTTATATTGATGATTAATAGAAATAATCAAATAAACGTATTACtttagaataataataaaaaaaacatataattgAAATAGATATTAAAAAGGCCAATAAGCTGATGTCCATGATTATATTAAACGCGATGTCCTTTTTTGCATGTATATTTAAACTGGCAGTAACGCCAATAAATCATGCATATCGATATCCTGCTTTTAGCTGGGTTTCCACATACAATCACTAGTGGCGAAAATGCTATGCCAGTTTTTGGTTCAACAAATGTTGGAGGCAGTAATCGCTTCCATATAAATTCAGCTTCATACAGGCACAGGATTTTGGGTTTTGGTACAGTTTGGTACACGAAAATTCAATGTTGAATCTGCTAATTCATCATTTCGTAAACTTGAATACTAGTCATGAACCTCCAAGAAATTAGCAATTAAAGAGAGAGACCACATTTCTTGGCCAAGATTGGTATTTCTTGTCCAATTTCATGAAATCACAAATGCACTTCACAAAAATTCTTATTCTTGTGTACTAACTTACGAACTGTACTAAAACTAGTGGAACTGATGAGTCAACATTAGCTTCAGTCAACTGATGCCAGTTCgttttttgtaaacaaaaacaaacgtgtttttaaaatgttgtgttaaaaatgtaGGTCTCAAGCAAGAAATTTTCTGTTTAGATGATTTTATCCATTTCCAGAGAGTTTTGGGacaatttttgtgtttatgGAACAATAAGTTATTAATCGAGTATAGAGATAAAAGTGTAAGACTCCTCTAAGGTGATCGTAGAAATAATTTCTGATAAAATCCTGAATTTCCCTGGATATGACTACCGACGTCAGTATTTTTTCTGCCAGTAAACTGGGATAGCATTATTGGTGCCATTAACTTCTGCATGTGGACGCCTGGTTTTTGCTTCCTGGCGGCAGTTAAAATCCTCTACTCATAAGCATACGTACAAATATATACACACATAGACATAGATCATGGATATTTACGTAGTGTTATTTGGTAATTCAAAATGTATACCAGGTCGGGTGGGCATATTTTAGTAGTTTGTAGATAGTAAATAGCATTAGATCGGTCGTGTATTAGCAATATTTGAATCAGTGGTTCAGTGGCACCatataaaatgtataatttcCAAACCGTACTGCTCTATAAGTCTATTTAGTCTTTACATTTATCATATTGGTGCTTTTATTGGCGTTTTGTAGGGACTCCATATTCTAGCACGAGTACTTTTGCTTAAGGTAAATAGGTAGGAGGGGATACGCCTCTCTGCATAGGTGCTGAATAAAattcaaagtaaattttactGAGGGTTCTCAAATTACTTCATACGCTTGAATTTCACAGGTCAATCACAGTGTAGTTTATTTACCTTCTAGATAGACACTATAAAAAcagtaataaatgttttattcgCCACGTGGCTAGCCGCTGATTGGTCCACACCTGCAGATGACGAATCGCTTTACACAGTTGGAATCAGATTTATTTTCGCTGCATTTGCACGTACCTACATACACGTTACTAATTGTTATTTACTGTAGTTTGTGATTTGTTGATATTCTCATatgtttaaacttttaatttgtaaaataattttagcacCGAGCTCgcccattttattttaatatgttttcagAGAACTAAGTTCGGCATTGTTCAATAGTCCTGCTGTGACTGTGAGCGTGCATTCGTTTTGATCGTGTCTATCTTGAAAGTAAATGAACTCTAAAAACCATCGCTTTTTCTCAAGAACACCCTTATACGTTACAGTGGAATTTaatataacattaaaaaacgtTATGAAAACTGTATCGttgttcgggttagttcaggttttcagttaaaaactaaagaaaatcttggaaaattttacatttaatgtTTCTCGATTGCCTTGAAAATAACAGGGACCTTTGAGAATGCACCGGGAGTTTGAATGCCCTCGTACCGCATCCTGTACTTTATACACCTATTTACCGCCGTGTACTCCCTACGACAACTTTAATTAAGCCTCTTGTTTATTTGTATATGTAGCACTTAtatgtaaattaaattgaataatatttatgagAAGTTGATCTTCACAAATGTTTTCTGTAAACACACATATCTCTTGATGCCTAAATCCTAAGATGTAAGAGGTTATTTCAAGGTGAAACCAAACATATCAACGTACATATCACTAAAGAATAAGGACTAAGTGTAtagagaataataattaactgaTAATAGTGTATCTACTCAATATTGACTAATAacatattatataaatattaccaATTTTTATTCGTGTATCCTTAAATTGGAATTGTAAATCAAAATATGCATTTccattatttgtatttatgtTAGCTatataaagcaaaaattgataaactaGCTGTAATAATGGAGAGCTATAGTTACATACAAATATATGGTTTTATCACTACCTGAAACGCACAGTAAGTTTGAATTAAGTAAAGTTGTTTGGATGCGCGTGCTTAATATCATATATTAAaatcatattaatttaataatcgaCTTTATATTTTGTGTTCTTAAATCAACCTTTTTAGTTTTGTCGACTTCCAGTTATTCAACTTATTCCACATTGTTTACTTCTTCGAGGTCcagcttaaaataaaaataactcacTTTTCGGAACATTCGTCTCTCTCTTTACTCCACAGTAACAAACGGAGATAGTTCATGCGCTGACCCATTGATAACGCAGAAAGACATGACACCCAAAATATAACCTCACTCAACGTCTTTTAGTTTGTTTGAtcgaaaaatggtttttaaggatttttgtaaatattgctCATGAATCTCAaccaaaatgtttaaaaacacatttcaaAGCGGTTTTCTTTCTATATTATATAGCATTGGCAGTAAGCCGCTTCAGATTTGGGATAAAAAGGTCAAGAATGGACACATCAAGCGAATCACTGATGAAGATATTCAGTCTTTAGTTCTCGAAATTGTGGGATGTAATGTTAGTACCACATATATAACTTGTCCAGCGGATCCACGAAAGACTTTGGGGATTAAATTGCCTTATCTGGTGATGATTGTCAAGAATTTGAAGAAGTATTTTACTTTTGAAGTTCAGGTTAGTAAGATACTTGATGATTTCAGAGAAGTGGATTGCACGGTACTTCTGAGGTACTTTGGTGTGCAATGCAATCTATCGGACTAGTggtttttatacatattttatgattagAAACTTGATTTTACACTGACAACTTCGAACACTAAGGTACAACGTTATTTTGTCCCATCCAGCAACAATCATTTATGCTAAGGCTAGAATTGAGgataagattttattttagtacCAAGACTCTTAGAACTGATATAGGAAGTTTACAACTCTGCATAGCTGCAACATGTTTCTATCAGTTTTTTAGACAACTCTTAAACCTACTTATATATTTAGTGTTTGTATTATGTTAACTAAACTTCATTGTGCATACTTTGATAAAAtgctaaataattattattttcagtttcaatGTAGTAGATCATATAAATTCTGTTCTCTAATATTACTTTGTTAATTTGTCTACAACATTTTCCTGTCATCAAAACTATTTTGTTGCCATTTATTCTCACTACATAGATActatattatttgaaatatccaTGAACCTCATAGGTACCTACATGTAGTTTTAATATAGGTTTCTAAGCTACCTACATTCCAGATACTAGACGACAAGAATGTGAGACGTAGATTCCGTGCAAGTAACTATCAGTCCACAACCAGAGTAAAACCATTCATCTGCACAATGCCGATGAGGTTGGACGAGGGCTGGAATCAGATCCAGTTCAATGTAGCCGATTTCACTCGCAGAGCTTACGGAACTAACTACGTGGAAACCTTAAGGGTGCAAGTTCACGCCAATTGTCGGATACGAAGGGTATATTTTTCTGATAGGCTTTATTCTGAGGACGAACTTCCCGcggaatttaagttatttttgcctatacaaaataaaactaaaacggCGGTAGCCACCACTAGCTAATTTAAGAGCATAAGGATGGATCAAATTTTTAGTGGGCTTgtgatattattttgtttatttgatttctcTGATGTGTTACATTTGCCCTTTGCTGCGATGTTATTTTGGGACGTAAATTACAACGgttacatttatttacatgGTTATTTATTTCTACATTTAGTAAATAGGAGTAACGCATGAATTTAAGAATATAATGCACTGTTTACACcgttgttgaattaaaatttgttagaTAAGTATATAAAGTACGTTCCATATACAAATGAGGACGTGAAACCATTCCATAACTCAGCACATTATCGGTGAAATGTAAGATCCGGAAGGTACATAAAATACTCCACACttctttattatatttattcacATTTGATACACTACTCCCATAACTTTAATTACCAGCTAcctatttatatttcattgaTCGTTATCTTCCATCG of the Euwallacea fornicatus isolate EFF26 chromosome 9, ASM4011564v1, whole genome shotgun sequence genome contains:
- the Bug22 gene encoding cilia- and flagella-associated protein 20, coding for MFKNTFQSGFLSILYSIGSKPLQIWDKKVKNGHIKRITDEDIQSLVLEIVGCNVSTTYITCPADPRKTLGIKLPYLVMIVKNLKKYFTFEVQILDDKNVRRRFRASNYQSTTRVKPFICTMPMRLDEGWNQIQFNVADFTRRAYGTNYVETLRVQVHANCRIRRVYFSDRLYSEDELPAEFKLFLPIQNKTKTAVATTS
- the ChAT gene encoding choline O-acetyltransferase; protein product: MNKYLRTLKPLLDEEEHGKITMLAEEFSVEGGLGRKLQLYLLDRREKTDNWAYEYWLNDMYLNYKESIMINSNPGMVFPPKKFTTILDVARFTARLIDAALNHKDILNRKDLPIEKATSREPGQPLCMAQYYRILGCCRIPGKVRDSQYIAEYKSDCDHPSEHIVVLCRNQQYCIPVQAGDRGRLNEDEICAQLLYILDDAPCQANVVPLGILTGWKRALWAEAREDLMREEKNRRNLELIAKSLLVVCLDEALPTTFNCRLQKGGQGYSTGNRDESNLAHQMIHGGGSQCNSANRWFDKTVQLVISGDGACGLCYEHSMAEGVAVIQLMENLWNHAESLPPSSDVPSTSGSHLPPPERLEWTVEAMDLKRIQDASEVVDNLVKDLDFQVFRYTGYGKEFIKSCKVSPDVYIQLALQLAYYKLYGKLTATYESASTRRFLLGRVDCIRSASLEALEWVMAMSQPKEETDYDIGNKKVTFHLVSDDKKLELWKRAVEMQTKEMVDNILGQGIDIHLLGLREAAKETSPTAASPLPQLFSDPSYRLANKFLLSTSQVSTSTDSFMGYGPVEPNGYGASYNPKKDHVIFCLSAFWSSEVTSTSRFAQSLEESLNVMQALLNRPITGN